TAGCTCTTGagatattatttttgttgtttttcccccaactccttttacttttatttattctgtcGTTGTTAGCCTGTTAAGTATTATTTGTGAATATGTCACTACGTCGAAACCGCCTAGAAGTCAAGAACTCTGACGCACATAAAGATCTTACCTCAGTGTATGTGGTGGCCCAGTGCTTGaatatagtaaacactcaattTTTATGAACATACTTTGATCACAGCTTCCTAACAAGATGTAAACGCTTTGAAGGTGAACCACACTCAAGAGGAGACAGGGGGACCGGGAGTTGTGGAGCAGGTTGCCTTGAGGCCACTTCTCCAAACTGCATGCGCACAGCCCCAGAGGCAGGCCTGTCTTCGGTTGTGATCCCCTAATCGTTGGACTCGATCCTATTATCTGGCTTGATCCTATTATCTGGCTCAGGCAACTGGCGGGAAGAAGTCGTAGGGCCCTTCCCCCAGCTGGGCAGCCATCAGCCCAGTAAGGAACAATCCAGACGTTCTAGGCCACCTTCAACCAGACAGACCTGTCGGTGGGGGGTGCAGTGGTAACTGGGTTCATCACCGGGCTTCCGTGACACCTTTTCTTCAAAAGTATTGTGAATGGTGTGTGTTTTTCAGAAATCAGACGACGAGGTTCCAAAGACCCTCTGGTGAAGGCTCTTCAGCTGCTCGACAGCCCCTGTGAGCCAGGGGAGAACGGCACGAAGCCCGAGGCGCTGGCCAAGAGACGGAGCTCCAAGGAGCTGCTGGGAAAGCCGCCGCAGCTGTACGACACGCCCTACGAGCCGGCGGCTGAAGGCGGCCCGCGCGCCGAGGGGCCGGAGCGGAAGGCGCGGCTGCCCCAGGACGACGAGAGGCCCGCGGCCGAGTACGAGCAGCCCTGGGAGTGGAAGAAGGAGCAGATCGTGCGGGCGCTGTCGGGTGAGGGCTGAGTCCGCGCCCCCCGCTCCCTCCTGCTTTCTGCTTCCCTGATGGAAAACCCCGCCAGCCGCAGCCGGGGCTTTGCAGCCAAGGCTCTTTCCTTTATGTTCCTCAACTGCAAACCTCTTTTCCCAAGAAATCTGATGATATGGGGAAACGAGAATTTGGCTATGGTTGGAAGACCAGGACTGAAGACGAGCCCTTAATGTTGCATGTATCCTGTATCCTTCTGggtatctttattttcctttatcttggCAGTATGTGACTATTTTGGAAATGCCTTAAGTCACTATTGAAAAACCTTATCTAATCACCACCAAAGCTATCAAATTGAGAGCAGCTTTTTCTACCTCTTACTTGGTGCTACTCTTCAAACCTGTTAAAATCCCTGTTTATAAGATGCCAGTAGTGGATCAAATGGATTAGAGGAGAGGTGGTTGGAAAGCTGGAGGAagctagctttttttttcctgtcaaaaATCCTCCTGAAGGAATCATTTCTTCAAGTCTGaactttttttaataacttaagaGGAAGTTGATAAGTAGATTGTCAATAGTTATTAAAGGTAAttctccctcctgcttctccctggCCACCGAATTTCTTTCGcctttgattttaaaagttaGGGCTATCTTTTCCCTTTAACAGTAAAGCTATGTTTTTGATTAAAAGTGTAGTCagtgtagggaattccctggcggtccagtggttaagatgctgtgtttccactgcagggggcacgggttcgatccctaatCAGGGAACTAAGTACGATCCTTAAGCcacacagccaaacaaacaaaaagtatagTCAATGTAAAGGGTGAATAGAAAAGGTAGTTTGTTCGATAGCAAACATTTGAGTCAGGTTTTCTGTTtgtgtgctttaatttttttatataattttattgaagtatagttgatttacaatgttgtgttaatttctgctgtacagcaaagtgattcagttatacatatatatattctttttcatactcttttccattatggtttatcacaggatattgaattagttccctgtgctatacagtaagaccttgttgtttatcctatatataatagtttgtatctgctaatcccaaactcccaatgcttccctcccccacccccaaatcagtttttgtcttattttagaattgttttccaCAAATCTCTGCTGGGCACCTGCTACAATGCTAGATGCTGCtcattttatctctttatctTCTATCCAACCTAGATGTCATGGCATCTTTAAGGCACTATTAGTAGTTTTTTTCtgagttgatttttctctttattatttcatagtGAAAACTTCATTTGGTGTCAAAGAATGATATGCACTCTTGCAGGGAGTGATTACCTGTAACTCTGTTTAGTCTTTTATTCTAAATATACCAAAACAAAGAGTTTTTTATAAGTGCATgctgaagggacttccctggtggtccagaggttaagacttcccttccagtgcagggggtacgggttcgatccctggtcggggagctaagctcctacatgcctcatggccaagaagaaacaaaacataaaacagaagcaatattataaaaaattcaataaagactttaaaaatggtccacatcgaaaaaaatctttaaaaaaaaaaaaagaacatgctgAAATATACTACAGTGGTTTCCTCTCATATTCTAAAACTGTTCTACATTAATAAATATCTTGCAGGAAAAGTGGCTGCATGTGGATGCTAACAGTATGATCAGATATCAAAGACAGCAGGAGCTCAGCTATCCCAGGGCCttttgcagtatttttttaaattaatttattttatttatttatttttggttgcgttgggtctccgttgttGCACGCggacttcctctagttgtggcgagcgggggctactcttcatggcagtgcgcgggtttctcattgcgatgacttctcttgttgcagagcacgggctctaggagtgtggactccagtagttgtggcacgagggctcagtagttgtggctcgcaggctctagagcgcaggctaagtagttgtggcacgagggcttagttgctccacggcatgtgggatcttcccggaccagggctccaacctgtgtcccctgcatcggcaggcggattcttaaccactgcatcaccagggaagtcccttgcaaTGTATTTTTGCTCAAATTAAAGAGGGGGGAAAAGCTTCTTTCCTAAGATGAGGCAGACAAGGTCTTTTCTTTGAAGTTTACATGGGTCACCTCAGTGGCCTCTGATGTTAAATGGAGCCTTCCTTCCAGTTCAGTTTGAAGGCTCTGAGCGACCTTCCGTCAAGGAGGAGACAGTGAGGCAACACCACCGACAGAAGAGTTGGACCCAGAAGATCTTGAAGCCAACCCTCTCTGACCACAGTGAGGGGGAAAGAGtggacccagccctgccactgGAGAAGCAGCCGTGAGTCTCCTCCACAGATACGTGTAACACACAATGACCGGGAACTTGGTCGGGGCACACTGGACCATTTTACATGATTCTTTTTGGTGCTGAATACTTGTCTGGGTGGGACTTATTAGTGAAAACCCATTTTCAAAGCCCAGTGCATTTGTGCAGAGTAGAGAATGCACTGCATCCCCAGAACCTGATCTCAAATTCCATTCCTCCGCATAgagtgaaaacttttaaaatgacacTAGCCCTGTTAACTCCCTCTTAGGTGATTGATAGGTTTTGTGATCCAGGATTACCCAcatctcattttgtctattttgaaTGGGAAGCAGGATCTAGTCCAGCTCTTGAGCTTTCACTAGAAGTTCATTTCAAATAATGCTTTATGGAATGATGCCCTGTCTGGACTGGTATCTTGATGCTCATGgtttctccccctgccccatttTTCAGTTGGTATCATGGTGCCATCACCCGTGCTGAGGCTGAGAGTCGACTACAACCCTGCAAAGAAGCTGGGTACCTGGTTCGAAACAGCGAGTCAGGGACCAGTAGGTACTCCATTGCACTAAAGTGAGTATCGTAGCCTCCCTGTCCGGATGCAGGAGAGGAGACTTTCCTAGCATGGGTAGATGACCAGGCAAAAAAGCTATACTTTGAAGGTGGTTCACAGGGGTAGGTACTGTCAGAAAATAAGATGCATTTGCTTGGACAACAGAGTAAGACATGCTCTGATTAGAATGCACaattgggggaattccctggcggtccagtggttaggactcagcactttcactgacgtgtggccccaggttcaatccctggttgaggaactaagttcctgcaagccgcatggcatggccaaaaacaaaaaaagaataccgAATTGGTACTGGGTAAATGTCCCAATACCTCTTATGATAAAGAGAGTCCTATTTTATTACTGTTGTACATTGATCACTTTCTGCCTTACATTACGTGATCTAAAGTAGGTCCTCTCAGCAGAGAAATAATTCttggtaaaaaaaataatttctaacagGATAGTTCAGTGGTTCTTTTATTCCCTAGTGTTTGGGACTTTAATAAATCCGATCCCTTGATTGTCAAAATGCCAGCTGCAATTTTGGTACTAGTTTCTTTTGatgaaaaaggaaacactgcCTTGCAATGACTCCCCTGCCCAGTTGTACACAGAACATTCATTTTGGCCTGGTAGGCCTGGTGGAGCTGGTGTCATGGAAATTCTCCTTGCTCTTGCGAGTTCAGTGGTGCTATATTGGAGGATCATTGTCAAGAGCCCTAACAGCATTTCCTTCCTGAGGAAGCTGAGCCCCTGCAGCTGAAACAATCAGACTGGAGGGGATAAGAGGTTGTCGGGGGGAGCAGCATGGCTCAGAAAACGGGATAGGCCACCAGATACACAATACCAGGAATAGCTTTGCTGTGTTCCTGAGACTGGTGCTCGTGGATTAGATCTTTGAGCCTTCGGTGCCAGCTGTCATTATACACAACCAGGAACAGTCTTTCCAGATTGGGTTGGCcgtggggggaggaaggaaacagttttattattattattattcttaatgTGTTCTTTGGGGAGGAAACCTTACACATGTCCTTTTAGCCATGACAAAGAGGGTGAGTTTAAACCTCACCTTCGTGGTCTCATACTTGGGTTTAAGCACTAGTTTGGCAATTTGGGGGCCAGGAGGGACTGgccgtttttttttccttttggtccgGTGCCTGATGACTTGTGTGTATGAAGGATAAACAACCCAAGGGATGCGACACATTTAGCTGAGGGCTGTGAAGCTTCTGAGAGCTTCACTGGAGTGCTGACTGCATTTCTGTTTGAATATCACAGTTCCAGGAATGGATGGGAACCTGTTCGCCTGTGGATCTGGCTGAGATTGTTTTCAGTGGGGAGGGATCCCTCTGCTCACTCATTCATGTCTTCTCCTCCATTTTGGTTTTGTTCCAGGACGAGTCAAGGATGTGTCCACATCATAGTGGCTCAGACCAAAGACAACAAGTACACCCTGAATCAGACGAGTGCTGTCTTTGACAGCATCCCGGAAGTGGTACACTATTACTCCAACGAGAAGCTGCCTTTCAAGGGGGCAGAACATATGACCTTGCTCTACCCGGTGCACAGCAAGCTGCACTAAGGTTCAGCCACCAAAAGCCCCAGCGGGGCCTCTCACACCTAGGAGGGCATCAGCACCCAACCAGTATCTCAGGGGACAAGGCTGGACTGCACCATGATATTTTGGAGGAAGCGGGACGCTTCATTTAGGAGTCCAAAAGTCTTCGGCCTTGAATCCATTCCATGACACTTGGTTACTGACCTGTCCCTTTTCTCCTTGCTAAGTAGTTCTACAATGAGAAACCATAATTTACCAGTTGCCTCCAGTCCTGGAGTAGGGTGCTCTATTCGGGGCGTGACCCTCAGGAAAGGTAAGTCAGGAGTCCAAAAATATTAAGATTCTCCAAAAATGTGCTAGTTGTTCCGTGGAATACCTGGTCtccaaacaaaccaacaaaaatgcaCTTGGCTTTTACATAAGACAACAAAAAATGATCATGTGGACCCAAAGAGCATGTAATACGGGACCCCTTCTTGGGGGAAAAGCACAAACAgtggaaaataagtaaatagtgGGCACTTTGGAGAAAGCTATATTTCTCTCTGGAGGGTCCTAGTTCAGCTCCGGAGTCCATAAAAATACACAACTGTAGGGTCTGGCAAAAGGATTATTAAGAAAGTTTgtgttttctcaatttctgtgGACTTTTTCAGCAAATCAGTAATATAAGCATAAATAAGAAGGACGATGCCTCTGATTTAAGAATCACCAACATAATTAAGCATTGGCAGCattaccattattctgaattacagaataaaatacacaacgaagatttcatttctgatttttaacaaATCTGAAAATTTACAAAGCTCAACAGCTCTTTTCTTATTGAATAATTATACAGAACTTCTGATATATTTTGTTTCACCTTTGCTCATTTTAGTTATTGgagccatttttaatttttatccctAAAATTGGATTCACTTTGTATTTTAGagtaacttaaaaatatatatatatagggagttccctggcggtccagtggttagaactccacatctcactgcccagggcccggggttcaatccctggttggggaactaagatcccacaagtcacgcagcacatatatatatatatatatatatatatatatatatatacacacacacacacataaactctAGGATATGATTGTGTGAACTGGGTCTCTAAAACCTGCAAAGTTTCTCTCATGCTGTACAAAGCAGACCGGTTGGCAccgtataaaaatattttaaaagactggcATTTTCTCTATCTACTACTgcttaaagatattaaaataatattcatagtACCATTATGATTTATTGTGAACTTGTATCGCCAATGTActtactgtgaaaaaaaaaaactgtgggaaTGGCATACTGTGAGAAGGCTACAGTGAGTGGCTCTATAATTACAACTGAGCAGATGTTTCTGTATTCTGGGGTTTGTAATTTGGTTCTTGAAACTGGTCCAGATGCAAATGTGCTAACTGTCATCAATGAAAAGTTAACTTTTGTAACTAAtgttaaatacacaaaagaaatgtTGATTCGGTTAATTTTTAGGAAAACATATCCTTCTAGTTATTAGTTATCATTTTACTATTATGATTTAGAGATTAGTAAATATTCGCTTCTTTATTCAGTTAAGATTGTAGCCAAAGAGTCGTgtgatctttgtttttaaaactttgaaaggaACTTTTCCTCACTGgatgtcaaagattttattaatCAAGAACGTTCTGTTTTTTAAGTACTGatagaattttttaatgtattggttTACGTACTATATCTTTAGTAcgagatttcttttttaatttttagcatttgTAGTTCCAGttccattaaacaaatatttattatcttccaTATACAAATAATTCATTCTGTTAAACTTATTTTCAGTTCAACATTCTAGAAATGAAaccttattttttacttaaacGTATTCTACAAAGGAAATACAGCAGTCACCCTAATTTTAATAAATGCTGAAAGCTTTGTAAACTTTTTCTTTGTGCACTAAATGATTTTTGGCCCATACCCAGCAACTGTGATGAATGtaataatgaaataacattttga
The sequence above is drawn from the Tursiops truncatus isolate mTurTru1 chromosome 1, mTurTru1.mat.Y, whole genome shotgun sequence genome and encodes:
- the SHE gene encoding SH2 domain-containing adapter protein E isoform X2; this encodes MQWPPAPGASPCLSWASSFACSAATTLLSRAGRAPLMAAKWFKEFPLNLKTVSERAKPGGGGGGKLRKNSEAGGAGPAPGKGRKNSAAELGSSRAGVGPPKDSRLSRDSLQGLIQAAAGKGRKNSRATEEEPHRGAAKSSGCSTYINRLIKVDTQEKNGKSNYPSSSSSSSSSNSSSSSASSSPSSLGPELDKGKIIKQQDTVIILEDYADPYDAKRTKGQRDAERVGENDGYMEPYDAQQMITEIRRRGSKDPLVKALQLLDSPCEPGENGTKPEALAKRRSSKELLGKPPQLYDTPYEPAAEGGPRAEGPERKARLPQDDERPAAEYEQPWEWKKEQIVRALSVQFEGSERPSVKEETVRQHHRQKSWTQKILKPTLSDHSEGERVDPALPLEKQPWYHGAITRAEAESRLQPCKEAGYLVRNSESGTSRYSIALKTSQGCVHIIVAQTKDNKYTLNQTSAVFDSIPEVVHYYSNEKLPFKGAEHMTLLYPVHSKLH